A region from the Lolium perenne isolate Kyuss_39 chromosome 4, Kyuss_2.0, whole genome shotgun sequence genome encodes:
- the LOC127323689 gene encoding uncharacterized protein encodes MAEEVPSRPFLVMGDILYDIKLVDLPSCWAKVKCLKKEAYGCGEHGDLIVEGLDLYVRGGPDDDQDFHPCMCIGASLRVRSCIGGQIDQDMAEIYGRHIRISGGVYTVAGHVMVLRISFIARHDSSYFRSYYLVYDSAAAALSLLPHDVPGYQITCTPFPVKHPGGKYSLVLTAEKFTAEGPLHRVFLTWSQPPVLPARLSKFNSYKHGWVERSSLFQHVDEFVPSVVFSHKRITLWCDLGLGFMYYDSSHFVLGDRPVGEFKYLPSGCGARYSFDQPPMDMYRNMGSVGNCIWFVIIEPPKEEEDCPGETMVKVWAMDRLSQEGSWKLHSEFKMQTIWELDGFRKHGLPRTVPKFPILREQDHGILYMLLPEPYNGGPSYARLVGIDLSSSRAGMRLVVHRRLVIPWMDRPVVLDSDFFRPGSNVTV; translated from the coding sequence ATGGCGGAAGAGGTGCCTTCCCGGCCCTTCCTGGTGATGGGAGACATCCTGTACGATATCAAGCTCGTGGATCTCCCGTCTTGTTGGGCGAAGGTGAAGTGCCTGAAGAAGGAGGCATACGGCTGCGGGGAGCATGGCGATCTCATCGTGGAGGGCCTCGACCTGTACGTGCGGGGCGGTCCCGACGACGACCAAGACTTCCACCCCTGCATGTGTATCGGCGCCTCTCTCCGCGTCCGCAGCTGCATCGGGGGGCAGATCGATCAAGATATGGCGGAGATCTATGGGAGGCATATCCGCATCTCCGGTGGCGTCTACACCGTTGCTGGGCATGTCATGGTCCTCCGAATCTCTTTCATCGCCAGGCACGACTCCTCCTACTTCAGGTCGTACTACCTCGTCTATGACTCCGCTGCGGCGGCGCTCTCGTTGCTCCCCCACGATGTTCCCGGCTACCAGATCACCTGCACCCCGTTCCCTGTCAAGCATCCAGGAGGCAAGTACTCCCTGGTCCTCACGGCGGAGAAATTTACTGCTGAAGGCCCATTGCACCGTGTTTTCTTGACGTGGTCACAGCCGCCGGTGCTGCCGGCCCGTCTCAGCAAGTTCAATTCGTACAAACATGGGTGGGTTGAGAGAAGCAGTCTCTTTCAGCATGTTGACGAGTTCGTGCCGAGCGTGGTGTTCTCGCACAAGCGCATTACTCTCTGGTGCGATCTTGGGCTAGGTTTCATGTACTACGATTCCAGCCATTTTGTTCTGGGCGACCGGCCTGTGGGTGAGTTCAAGTATTTGCCCAGCGGTTGCGGGGCTAGATACAGCTTCGATCAGCCCCCTATGGATATGTACCGGAATATGGGCTCTGTGGGCAACTGCATCTGGTTTGTCATCATCGAACCACcaaaggaggaggaggattgcCCTGGCGAAACCATGGTCAAAGTGTGGGCTATGGACCGCCTGTCACAGGAAGGGAGCTGGAAACTACACAGCGAGTTCAAGATGCAAACCATCTGGGAGCTGGATGGCTTCAGGAAACATGGGTTGCCAAGGACTGTACCCAAGTTTCCCATTCTTAGGGAGCAGGATCATGGCATCCTCTACATGCTGCTGCCTGAGCCCTACAATGGTGGACCGTCGTATGCTCGCCTTGTGGGCATTGACTTGAGCAGCAGCCGTGCTGGGATGCGTCTTGTGGTGCACAGACGTCTAGTCATCCCGTGGATGGATCGCCCTGTTGTCCTTGATTCTGATTTCTTCCGTCCAGGCAGCAACGTGACCGTTTGA